Proteins encoded together in one bacterium window:
- a CDS encoding HNH endonuclease signature motif containing protein, translating into MTEEEKKAKKREYNQVYRAAHREECRARSRAFNAAHREKYRAASRAHYATHRDEVRERDRTIRRIRGWARWFDGCARCGCQIDPVALELHHRNPGEKEVEPGNATSWKRWFAEYLKCEVLCSNCHRIVHKELKAA; encoded by the coding sequence ATGACCGAGGAAGAAAAGAAGGCCAAGAAGCGAGAGTACAACCAGGTCTACCGCGCCGCACACCGTGAGGAGTGCCGAGCGCGCTCTCGTGCTTTCAATGCCGCCCATCGTGAAAAATACCGGGCCGCCTCCCGGGCCCACTACGCTACGCATCGTGATGAAGTAAGAGAACGGGACAGGACCATCCGCCGCATCCGTGGCTGGGCCCGGTGGTTTGATGGATGTGCCCGCTGCGGCTGCCAAATTGATCCGGTGGCCCTGGAGCTTCACCACCGAAATCCGGGTGAGAAAGAGGTCGAGCCTGGGAACGCGACCAGCTGGAAGCGCTGGTTCGCCGAGTACCTCAAGTGCGAGGTGCTCTGCTCGAACTGCCACCGCATCGTGCACAAAGAGTTGAAGGCCGCATAG
- a CDS encoding GIY-YIG nuclease family protein, translated as MYLLLDKDDQVVYVGQTQNLRARQRQHNMSAKTQKLDHVAVAWFDPGIPSLHTRLVVESILVVTRCPVGNSALLLKITKNNQLAEIRYARKPRLKKRPA; from the coding sequence GTGTACCTGCTCCTGGACAAGGATGATCAGGTAGTCTACGTCGGCCAGACACAGAACCTCCGCGCGCGCCAGCGGCAGCACAACATGTCCGCCAAGACGCAGAAGCTCGACCACGTGGCCGTCGCGTGGTTCGACCCGGGCATCCCGTCGCTTCATACACGTCTCGTCGTCGAGTCCATCTTGGTGGTCACCAGGTGTCCAGTGGGTAATTCGGCCTTGCTCTTGAAGATCACGAAGAATAATCAACTTGCAGAAATCCGTTATGCACGAAAGCCTCGTTTGAAGAAACGCCCCGCATAA